In Halobacteroides halobius DSM 5150, the genomic window GGAGGTACCAACCCAATGCAGGTGGGGTTAGGTGTTTCTTTAGGTAGTATTGATAAGAATATGAGTCAGGGTAACCTAAAATCAACAGGACGCAGTTTGGATTTTGCTATTCAAGGTAATGGATTCTTTGTGCTTAGTGATGGGGCAAGTGACCTTTATACCAGAGCGGGAGCTATGAGTAGAGATAAAGAAGGTTATTTAGTTAATACAGTCAATGGTTATCGAGTGCAAGGTTGGATGGCCAACAAGCAAGGTCAGATTAGTACCAAAGGGGAGTTAGAGGATTTAACTTTAAAGCCATCTATTCCTGCTACAGCAACAGATAAAATAACTTATAGTGGTAACTTAAATGCTAGTGCAGCTAATGGAACCACAAGAACTACCACCATTCCAGTTTATGATTCTCAAGGAAGTAAACATACAGTTGAAGTAGAGTTTGAAAAGACAGCAACTGCTAATGAGTGGGATTATACAGTAACAAGTGTTTCAGGTGCTACAATTGATGCTGGGAATACGGGAACTTTGACTTTTGATGCTAGTGGTAATTTAGATACTACTGCTGCAGCTTTTATTAATCCTGATTTAGAGATTACACCTAATAATGGAGCAGCTGCTGGTCAGACGATTAACTTAGATTTTTCTCAGATAAATCAATTTGCAGGAGAGATGACTGCTGATGTAGATACAGTTAATGGTTCGCAAGCTGGCTCTTTAGAAGACTTTACGATTGGTCAATCAGGTGTAATTACTGGTTTCTATGATAATGGACAACGACAAAGAATTGGTAAATTGGCTTTAGCTAATTTTAATAACCCAGCTGGATTAAGTCAAGAAGGGGATACAATGTTTAGACCTTCTAATAACTCTGGAGCAGCCAAAATTGGTGAAGCTAATAGTGGTGGATTTGGTGCTTTAAGTGCTGGTACTTTAGAGATGTCTAATGTTGATTTGTCTCGTCAGTTTACTGAAATGATTACTGCTCAACGTGGTTTTCAGGCTAATTCTAAAGTGATTTCAACTTCTGATCAAATACTACAGGAATTGGTTAATCTTAAAAGGTAATTAATACAGGGAAAGGGGAATTCCTCTTTCCTTGTTTATATGCCACAAGGGGTGAGAGCTAATGATTAAATTAACCAGACTAAATGACTCTCAAATAGTAGTTAATGCTGAGTTAATTAAGACAATTGAAGCTACACCTGATACAGTAATTACTTTAACAACAGATCATCGTTTGATTGTTAAAGAAGATGTAGATCAGATAATTGATAAAGTAATTAATTTTAAACAACGGATTCACTTTAAGGTAGAATAGAAATGGGGTGAAAGTATGGACTTGGATTTGGCATCGATTATAGGTTTGATTTTAGGAGTTGGATTAGTTTTATTAGGTATGTTCTTACAGGGACAAATGATAATATATGTTAGTGCCAGTTCAGCTCTGATTGTTATAGGAGGAACTTTAGGAGGAGTGGTACTAGCTTATTCTTTTAAGCATTTAAAAGATGCTTTTGCTGCTTTAAAAATTGCTTTTTCTAGTCAAGAGTATGAAGCAAGTGAAATCATATCTATCTTAGTTAGTTTTGCTGAAAAAGCTAGAAGAGAGGGTTTATTAGCTTTAGAAGAAGAGAGCAATCAAATAGATGATGAATTTTTAAAAAAGGGAATTCAGTTAGTAGTAGATGGAACTGATCCTGAATTAGTTAAGAGTATTCTAAAGACAGAGCTTGATTTTATGGAAGAACGGCATGGTATTAATTCAGGAGTCTTTAGTACAGCAGCTGAGTTGGCCCCTGCTTTTGGAATGATTGGTACTTTAATTGGTTTGATAGGGATGTTAAGCCAACTAGAAAATCCTAGTCAATTAGGTGGAGGGATGGCTGTAGCTTTAATTACTACTTTCTATGGTTCAGTATTAGCTAATGTCTTTTTTGTTCCTATAGCTGAAAAACTAGCCGTAAAGAGTGAAGAAGAGATTTTGGTTAAAGAAGTGATGATTGAGGGGATTCTATCAATTCAAGCTGGAGAAAACCCACGAATTGTAGAAGAAAAGTTAAAAGCCTTTCTAGCTCCAACTACTAGAACAGATATTGAAGAAGAAGAGGCGGTGAATGTAAATGCCGCGGGATAAAGATGATAATGGAGCAGATTGGATGACTACTTATGCAGATATGGTTACTTTATTACTGGCCTTTTTTGTATTACTCTATTCTTTTTCTTCTATTAATGCTCAAAAGTTTAAAATGATGATAGAAGGTTTACAAGGGAAATTGGGTGTCTTAGAAGGTGGTAAGACTATTTCAGAATCTAAAATGATTAATGCAGGTTTGAATTCACCTAGAATTAGTAATGAACTAAGTAATTTATACCGTCAAGTATCTAAATATATCAAAGAAAATAATTTGGAAAAAGATATTAATTTAAAGGTAGATGAAAGAGGGTTAACAATCAGATTTACAGGTCAAGTATTATTTGAATTAGGAGAGGCTAAGATTAAATCAGGTTCAAAGGATACTTTAAGTCAAA contains:
- the flgF gene encoding flagellar basal-body rod protein FlgF, whose amino-acid sequence is MLRSMYSGVSGLKAHMSKMDIIGNNIANVNTTGYKGSRATFKSMLSQTIQGASAPQNGRGGTNPMQVGLGVSLGSIDKNMSQGNLKSTGRSLDFAIQGNGFFVLSDGASDLYTRAGAMSRDKEGYLVNTVNGYRVQGWMANKQGQISTKGELEDLTLKPSIPATATDKITYSGNLNASAANGTTRTTTIPVYDSQGSKHTVEVEFEKTATANEWDYTVTSVSGATIDAGNTGTLTFDASGNLDTTAAAFINPDLEITPNNGAAAGQTINLDFSQINQFAGEMTADVDTVNGSQAGSLEDFTIGQSGVITGFYDNGQRQRIGKLALANFNNPAGLSQEGDTMFRPSNNSGAAKIGEANSGGFGALSAGTLEMSNVDLSRQFTEMITAQRGFQANSKVISTSDQILQELVNLKR
- a CDS encoding flagellar FlbD family protein; its protein translation is MIKLTRLNDSQIVVNAELIKTIEATPDTVITLTTDHRLIVKEDVDQIIDKVINFKQRIHFKVE
- a CDS encoding motility protein A, which codes for MDLDLASIIGLILGVGLVLLGMFLQGQMIIYVSASSALIVIGGTLGGVVLAYSFKHLKDAFAALKIAFSSQEYEASEIISILVSFAEKARREGLLALEEESNQIDDEFLKKGIQLVVDGTDPELVKSILKTELDFMEERHGINSGVFSTAAELAPAFGMIGTLIGLIGMLSQLENPSQLGGGMAVALITTFYGSVLANVFFVPIAEKLAVKSEEEILVKEVMIEGILSIQAGENPRIVEEKLKAFLAPTTRTDIEEEEAVNVNAAG
- a CDS encoding flagellar motor protein MotB is translated as MPRDKDDNGADWMTTYADMVTLLLAFFVLLYSFSSINAQKFKMMIEGLQGKLGVLEGGKTISESKMINAGLNSPRISNELSNLYRQVSKYIKENNLEKDINLKVDERGLTIRFTGQVLFELGEAKIKSGSKDTLSQIAAFIKSVPNDVVIEGHTDSLPISNSDFASNWELSTTRATNVIKYFIEQNSITPSRLAAAGYSKYKPIRPNNSPRNRAMNRRVDVVILRMEEDKKKEEVINE